In Streptomyces durocortorensis, a genomic segment contains:
- a CDS encoding VMAP-C domain-containing protein produces the protein MNAVPYERWGPDLVQTLVDALTLLECVKDRGQRVEFVDAVAFKLGVELTYPDSTPRIDMMHLVRKVIHRPGGPEALIYGVRAVSGKDDAERIAAEAGIRTEDDRQPPWPAPVFADGVAREARRLLGEATDLDGTRLRALIAQELPGDLPDGGSPVELFDHALDMAARADGLPAAVVLIEAAAALSAERRAPLRRWTDRWAAGDPTAPAAAARVAVPGAAEAVAACRRRLDRPAAPDPTVPRCLVVMVDPAHDGSPDVFVRHWINKAPGYWRPEPGPVETVTLATLAGAVERAVEKGERLWARTPGGTDEGPVHVEFLLPFELLNHDMARLELGSRAPRPWPLGMRYHVHLRSLDRMRGDAGQLRRWQTRWERLRKAPAPATHRWRSTDRDGFERWRAHLAGDERLTAVILDAPALPGQGLEALQAAVLEGVGLAAWDRRPGSTSQSSELLTLLLGHPYTQLPEKVGRLRTGAEVEEDGPLWVGRHVAFLWDDPYRLVDREELLPA, from the coding sequence GCCTTCAAGCTCGGCGTCGAACTGACCTACCCCGACAGCACGCCCCGCATCGACATGATGCACCTCGTGCGCAAGGTCATCCACCGGCCCGGCGGACCCGAGGCGCTGATCTACGGCGTCCGAGCCGTCTCCGGAAAGGACGACGCCGAGCGGATCGCCGCCGAGGCGGGCATCCGGACCGAGGACGACCGGCAGCCGCCATGGCCCGCCCCGGTCTTCGCCGACGGTGTCGCCCGGGAGGCGCGCAGGCTGCTCGGCGAGGCGACGGACCTCGACGGAACCCGGCTGCGGGCCTTGATCGCCCAGGAGCTGCCCGGGGATCTGCCGGACGGCGGATCGCCCGTCGAACTCTTCGACCACGCACTGGACATGGCCGCCCGGGCCGACGGTCTCCCGGCCGCCGTCGTGCTGATCGAGGCGGCCGCGGCCCTGTCGGCGGAGCGGCGCGCACCGCTGCGCCGATGGACGGACCGGTGGGCGGCGGGGGACCCCACCGCCCCGGCCGCCGCCGCCCGGGTGGCGGTTCCCGGGGCCGCGGAAGCGGTCGCCGCGTGCCGTCGGCGCCTCGACCGGCCCGCGGCCCCCGACCCGACCGTGCCCCGGTGCCTGGTCGTGATGGTCGACCCCGCCCACGACGGTTCCCCGGACGTCTTCGTAAGGCACTGGATCAACAAGGCCCCCGGCTACTGGCGGCCGGAGCCCGGCCCGGTCGAGACCGTCACCCTGGCCACCCTCGCCGGTGCCGTCGAACGCGCCGTCGAGAAGGGCGAGCGACTGTGGGCCCGCACCCCCGGGGGGACCGACGAGGGGCCGGTCCACGTCGAGTTCCTGCTGCCTTTCGAGCTGCTGAACCACGACATGGCCCGCCTCGAACTGGGCAGCAGAGCCCCGAGGCCCTGGCCGCTCGGGATGCGCTATCACGTCCACCTCCGCAGCCTGGACCGGATGCGCGGCGACGCCGGGCAACTGCGCCGCTGGCAGACCCGCTGGGAGCGGCTGCGCAAGGCGCCCGCCCCGGCGACCCACCGCTGGCGTTCCACGGACCGGGACGGGTTCGAACGATGGCGGGCGCACCTCGCGGGCGACGAACGGCTGACCGCGGTCATCCTCGACGCACCCGCGCTCCCGGGGCAGGGCCTGGAGGCCCTCCAGGCCGCCGTCCTCGAAGGCGTCGGCCTCGCCGCCTGGGACCGCAGACCCGGCAGCACCTCCCAGTCCAGCGAGCTGCTGACCCTGCTCCTGGGGCACCCTTACACACAACTACCGGAAAAAGTCGGCAGGTTGAGGACCGGGGCGGAAGTCGAGGAGGACGGCCCGCTGTGGGTCGGGCGACACGTCGCGTTCCTGTGGGACGACCCGTACCGACTGGTCGACCGTGAGGAGTTGTTACCGGCATGA